The DNA segment ATCGGATCGAGGTTCATGGCTTCCAGCGCCCGCACCTCCTCCAGCGCGCCCTGATCCAGCATGGCGAGAAAGCGGGAGTCGCATTGGGCGTACAAGCGTTCCCGCGGCGGCTCCACGACAAGCGGGTGGAAGGCCAGATCCGCCGGTACATCGTGGCGGCCGGTGCGCTGCCATTCGGTGATGCCCTGCCCGGTCGCCCGGACCACCTCAAAGGCCCGGACCACTCGCGTGGTGTCCGTCGGGTTCAGCCGGGCCGCCGTCTCCGGGTCCAGCGCCGCCAGTCGGGCATGCAAAGCGGGTGTGCCGATTTCCTGCTGAAGCTCCAGCGCCTCGCGTCGGATATCATCCGGGATGTCCGGGATCTCGACGATCCCCTGCATCAGGGTGCGCAGATACAGGCCGGTGCCGCCCACCACGATAGGCAGCCGACCTTCGGCATGGCTTCGGCGGATTTCCTCAATCGCCAGATCGCGCCAGCGCGCGGCGCTCATACGTTCCGATGGCGGAACGATCCCGTAAAGCCGATGCGGGACCCGCACCTCCTCCGGCCCCGGCCGGGCGGTGACGACGCGCAGCACCTGGTAGACCTGTATGCTGTCGGCGTTGATGACGGTTCCGCCCAACCGCTCCGCCAGCATCAGCGCCAAGCCCGACTTGCCGCTGGCGGTCGGGCCGCCAACCACCAGTACGGGGAGCACAGCGCCGGCTTGCGCGCCGCCCTCATCACCCGCATAAAGCCCCCGTTCCGTTCCCGACCTCTCGGACATCCCCGATGACCTCACTCGCCCTGTCCCATGTCCTGACCCTGATCGCCGATCCGGCGAAAGGCGGGCTGGACGATAGCACGGCGCGGCTGGCGCGCACCGCCCTGACGGAGCTTGGCGCCTCCACCACGCAGCCGGACTGGCTTGCTCCCGGCGTTGCCTGCGACATCGGCTTCGACCGGCTGAATGCCGATCAAGCCCAGGCCGCCGTGGCCCGCGCATTGGCGGGACGGCCCGTGGATGTGGTGGCGCAGGAGGCGGCAAGACGGCGCAAGCAGGTGCTGGTCGCCGACATGGAATCCACCATCATTCGGCAGGAGATGCTGGATGAACTGGGCGAGTTGGTCGGTGCGCGCGACCGCATCGCGGAGATCACCGCCCGCGCCATGAATGGGGAGCTGGACTTCAAGGCCGCCCTGCGGGAGCGGGTCGGCCTGCTGCAAGGGCTTCCGGCCACGGTGCTGACAGACATGATCGGGCGCGTCACCCTGATGCCGGGAGCGGAAAGCCTGATCGCTACCCTGCGCAGACATGGCTGCTACTGCGCCCTGGTTTCAGGCGGCTTCAAGACCTTCACCGCCCATGTACGCGGCCTGCTTGGCTTCGATGAGGATCAGGCGAACGATCTGGAGGCGGCGGATGGCAAGCTGACCGGCCGCCCCGTTGAGCCGATCCTGGACAAGGATTCGAAGCTCCAGGCCCTGATCCGCATCTGCTCGGCCCGTCAGGTGGCGCTGGACGCCGCCATGACGGTGGGCGACGGTGCGAACGACCTGCCCATGCTGCAGGCCGCCGGTCTGGGCGTTGCTTACCATGCCAAGCCCACCGTGGCGGCCCAGGCCCGTGCCCGCGTGGATCATGGCGATCTGACCGCCCTGCTCTACATCCAGGGTTACCGCGCGGGGGAGATCGTGACGGCGTAGTCGCGCCATCCTTTCAAGCCCCCTTCCCGGCCCCCGGCATTCGCCGCGCCCCTGGACCAACAAGAGCCGCCTCGACCGTGCCAGCCTCCGCTGGCGGCGGCCTACAGGCGGCTCATTTCCCGCCGGTGCAGAATTGCTCTCGCTTCTTCCTTCAGCATCCGTACTTGCCGGCCTTGTGCTGGTCGGACTCTTTGCCGGCGTGATCCGCGGGCTGACCGGCTTCGGCGCGGCCCTGGTGATCGCGCCAGGATTGACCCTGTTCATGTCACCGGAACTGGCGGTCCCGACCAACATGGTGGCGATCTGCGCCACCAACCTGCCGCTGGTCGTCGGCGCACGGCGGGAGGCCGATTATCATTCGGCCGGCTGGTTCTTCGCCGGTTCCGCCATCGCCCTGCCGTTCGGCGTCTGGTTGCTGGCGACGCTGCCGCGGGAGACGCTGGAATGGGCCATCGGCCTGTCCGTCATCGTGGCCGCCCTGCTGCTGGCCCGCCCGAAGTTCCGGCTTACCAACGTCACCCGCCCGTTCAAGGTCGGGGCTGGCATGATCGCCGGGCTGATGAACGGGTCCGTCGGGATGGGCGGGCCGCCGGTGATCCTGACCCTGCTGGCCTCCGGCGTTCCCCCGGTCACCAGCCGGGCGACGTTGATCGTCTATTTCACCGCCATGAATGCCGTCAGCGTGGCGATCATGGCGATTGGCGGCCTGATCGACACTCGGATTCTGATCTGGGCCGCCATCATCGTTCCCCCGCTCGCCCTGGGACAGCGAGGCGGCGAAATCCTGTTCCGCCGCGGCTGGTCAAACCATTTCCGCCCCATCGCCATCGGCCTACTGGTCGCGACCGGCGTGGTGGCTCTGCTCCATTAGGCGGGAAACCCAGCCGCCCCTCCCCAAACACAGAACCGCCGCCCGGCAAGGGGCGGCGGTTTTGCTTTATGGCAGGGCAGAGGATCGGGGTTCACCCCTCAAGGGACAGGGCCACGAACAGCAGCTCGC comes from the Indioceanicola profundi genome and includes:
- the miaA gene encoding tRNA (adenosine(37)-N6)-dimethylallyltransferase MiaA, whose protein sequence is MSERSGTERGLYAGDEGGAQAGAVLPVLVVGGPTASGKSGLALMLAERLGGTVINADSIQVYQVLRVVTARPGPEEVRVPHRLYGIVPPSERMSAARWRDLAIEEIRRSHAEGRLPIVVGGTGLYLRTLMQGIVEIPDIPDDIRREALELQQEIGTPALHARLAALDPETAARLNPTDTTRVVRAFEVVRATGQGITEWQRTGRHDVPADLAFHPLVVEPPRERLYAQCDSRFLAMLDQGALEEVRALEAMNLDPMLPAMKALGVPELRAHLHGDWDLPTATAKAQQFTRNYAKRQSTWFRNQLAAAPRTDPAELTDRIAAMKFCNRIAARIGMKISKPG
- the serB gene encoding phosphoserine phosphatase SerB codes for the protein MSHVLTLIADPAKGGLDDSTARLARTALTELGASTTQPDWLAPGVACDIGFDRLNADQAQAAVARALAGRPVDVVAQEAARRRKQVLVADMESTIIRQEMLDELGELVGARDRIAEITARAMNGELDFKAALRERVGLLQGLPATVLTDMIGRVTLMPGAESLIATLRRHGCYCALVSGGFKTFTAHVRGLLGFDEDQANDLEAADGKLTGRPVEPILDKDSKLQALIRICSARQVALDAAMTVGDGANDLPMLQAAGLGVAYHAKPTVAAQARARVDHGDLTALLYIQGYRAGEIVTA
- a CDS encoding sulfite exporter TauE/SafE family protein, which translates into the protein MLSLLPSASVLAGLVLVGLFAGVIRGLTGFGAALVIAPGLTLFMSPELAVPTNMVAICATNLPLVVGARREADYHSAGWFFAGSAIALPFGVWLLATLPRETLEWAIGLSVIVAALLLARPKFRLTNVTRPFKVGAGMIAGLMNGSVGMGGPPVILTLLASGVPPVTSRATLIVYFTAMNAVSVAIMAIGGLIDTRILIWAAIIVPPLALGQRGGEILFRRGWSNHFRPIAIGLLVATGVVALLH